One genomic region from Nostoc sp. C052 encodes:
- a CDS encoding DUF4351 domain-containing protein codes for MSYDNTAKYLAELYPAEFAKWLLPDKTTEVTVLKTELSIEPIRADYVTFLQTSSRILHIEFQTLPKSNPPIPLRVLDYYVRLKRQYNTPITQVVIFLQQSSDPIAFTEEYTDEFTNHRYRAIRLWEQDSAFFLDNPALLPLAPLTRTDSPAALLSQVAQNIAKIPDRDERQNIAGCTEIFAGLRFEKDLIRQFLREDIMQESVIYQDILQKGEFKFFYRQLNRRFGEIDISIIERVRELSTEQLEALGEAFLDFSSVEDLVAWLDQLGS; via the coding sequence TTGAGTTACGATAATACTGCCAAGTACTTAGCTGAATTGTATCCAGCCGAGTTTGCCAAGTGGTTGCTACCAGATAAAACTACAGAAGTTACAGTACTTAAAACCGAACTTTCAATAGAGCCAATCCGCGCAGATTATGTCACATTTTTGCAAACAAGTAGTCGGATTTTGCATATTGAGTTTCAGACTCTCCCCAAATCTAATCCGCCAATTCCTTTGCGGGTATTAGACTATTACGTGAGATTGAAACGGCAATATAACACACCAATAACCCAAGTCGTGATCTTCTTGCAACAAAGTAGTGACCCTATTGCATTTACTGAAGAATACACGGATGAGTTCACAAATCACCGTTATCGAGCTATACGGTTATGGGAACAAGATTCAGCTTTTTTTCTGGATAATCCTGCGTTACTACCTCTTGCGCCTTTAACTCGAACTGATTCACCTGCCGCTTTATTATCCCAAGTAGCTCAAAATATCGCTAAAATTCCAGATAGGGATGAAAGGCAGAATATTGCTGGATGTACAGAGATATTTGCAGGTTTAAGGTTTGAAAAAGATTTAATTCGTCAATTTTTACGGGAGGATATTATGCAGGAATCTGTTATTTATCAGGATATTTTGCAGAAAGGGGAATTCAAATTTTTCTATCGCCAGCTAAATCGCCGTTTTGGAGAAATTGATATCTCAATAATTGAACGAGTTCGAGAATTATCTACGGAGCAATTAGAGGCATTAGGAGAAGCATTCCTAGATTTTTCATCAGTTGAAGATTTGGTAGCTTGGTTAGACCAATTAGGATCATAA
- a CDS encoding ASCH domain-containing protein, translated as MKALSVRQPWAWAIIYALKNVENRGWPIHYRGDILIHAAKTCTKTEYLLAKEFCQGMGVEIPELISLRRGQVIGIVTIVDCRFSQIASGWGMPGQYHWKLENPREITPIPYIGRLGIFEVPDELVRSAIA; from the coding sequence ATGAAAGCGCTATCTGTTCGCCAACCCTGGGCATGGGCAATTATTTATGCTCTCAAAAATGTTGAAAACCGTGGCTGGCCCATTCATTATCGCGGCGACATTTTGATTCACGCAGCCAAGACTTGTACCAAAACAGAGTATCTGTTAGCGAAAGAATTTTGCCAAGGGATGGGGGTAGAAATTCCAGAATTAATCTCTCTACGTCGCGGTCAAGTCATCGGTATAGTCACAATAGTTGACTGTCGGTTCTCACAAATTGCGTCTGGCTGGGGGATGCCTGGGCAATACCACTGGAAGTTGGAGAATCCGCGAGAGATTACGCCGATTCCTTACATTGGGCGGTTGGGAATTTTTGAAGTGCCAGATGAACTGGTCAGGAGTGCGATCGCCTGA
- a CDS encoding DNA cytosine methyltransferase, with translation MKSVLSLFSGIGGLCHHGISAAGLSHKFRVQQFVEISPYSQSKLRHEQPGISIHADITNYHCHRGQFDILCGGFPCSGTSNAGDKKGLNDPRSGLWHEMFRIIHQCRPAIALIENPTGLLSRGMATVLEDLSQIRYVCEWETIPAYCLGLPHERERVFIIAYADGLFHRQQHRMDVTYYIGKR, from the coding sequence ATGAAATCAGTCCTTTCTCTTTTCTCCGGTATCGGCGGACTCTGCCACCACGGAATATCAGCCGCAGGTCTATCCCACAAATTCCGAGTCCAGCAATTTGTCGAAATCTCCCCTTATTCTCAATCAAAATTGCGCCATGAACAACCAGGAATTTCAATCCACGCAGATATTACCAACTACCACTGCCACCGAGGACAATTCGACATTTTGTGCGGGGGATTCCCTTGTAGTGGCACCAGTAACGCTGGAGATAAAAAAGGACTCAACGACCCCAGATCAGGACTGTGGCACGAAATGTTCCGCATCATCCACCAGTGTAGACCAGCAATCGCTCTCATCGAAAACCCAACAGGGCTACTCTCTAGAGGAATGGCAACAGTCCTCGAAGACCTTTCCCAAATCCGGTACGTATGTGAATGGGAAACTATACCCGCGTACTGCCTTGGCTTGCCACATGAAAGAGAAAGAGTCTTTATCATTGCCTACGCCGATGGCTTATTCCACCGTCAACAGCATCGAATGGATGTCACCTACTATATCGGAAAAAGGTGA
- a CDS encoding alkaline phosphatase, whose amino-acid sequence MFLLKQRKFLFITVASVIIAALGTASTGNADSPRSPQYRYPNFPNQPSFKRRVKNVILFIGDGMGDSEITIARNYSVGAAGRLTIDTLPFTGEYTTYSLQEKNPKLPDYVTDSAASGTGWATGNKTSNGRISTTAGTDKDLKTILELAKERGYKTGDVSTAELTDATPAVLVSHVSERSCQGPQDMAPCPQDKKSAGGPGSIAEQSIDHNVDVLLGGGKQRFDQTIDGGKFAGNTVIDAAKAQGYQVVTNAAQLQTAQPGSKLLGLFSPGNMSLEWAGQPAIIYPGSGPQRCLENQRPANQPSLADMTSKAISLLEEQPGRGGFFLQVEGASIDKRDHAGNPCEQIGETVALDRAVKVAIEYAKEHPDTLIVVTADHGHTSQIIPAPTATNHSPGKFSTLITADQAEMTVNYATNLPEQSQEHTGTQVRIAAQGPQGANVVGVLDQTDLFHILARAIGAE is encoded by the coding sequence ATGTTCTTGCTCAAACAACGCAAATTCTTATTTATTACCGTAGCTAGTGTCATCATTGCTGCTCTTGGTACAGCCAGCACTGGCAATGCAGATTCTCCTAGATCCCCCCAATATCGATACCCCAACTTCCCCAACCAGCCTTCTTTTAAACGCCGTGTTAAGAATGTTATTTTGTTTATTGGCGATGGAATGGGTGATTCAGAAATTACTATTGCCCGTAACTACTCAGTTGGCGCAGCTGGTCGTCTTACAATCGATACTCTGCCATTTACAGGCGAATACACAACTTACTCTCTGCAAGAAAAGAATCCCAAACTACCTGACTATGTAACTGACTCAGCCGCTTCAGGAACAGGCTGGGCTACAGGAAATAAAACGTCAAATGGTCGAATTTCTACTACTGCTGGTACGGATAAAGATTTAAAGACGATACTGGAACTAGCTAAGGAAAGAGGCTATAAAACTGGTGATGTTAGTACTGCCGAGTTAACTGATGCTACACCAGCAGTACTTGTATCCCATGTCAGCGAGCGCAGCTGCCAAGGACCACAAGATATGGCTCCCTGTCCGCAAGACAAAAAGTCCGCAGGTGGTCCTGGTTCAATTGCTGAACAATCTATCGACCATAATGTTGATGTACTACTGGGTGGCGGCAAACAACGCTTTGATCAAACAATTGATGGCGGTAAGTTTGCAGGCAACACTGTTATTGATGCAGCAAAGGCACAAGGTTATCAAGTTGTAACTAACGCTGCTCAACTGCAAACAGCACAACCAGGAAGCAAGTTACTTGGTCTTTTTAGTCCTGGCAATATGAGTCTCGAATGGGCTGGACAACCAGCCATAATTTATCCTGGTAGTGGACCGCAGCGCTGTCTAGAGAATCAGCGACCAGCAAACCAACCTAGTTTGGCTGACATGACCAGCAAAGCAATTAGTTTACTCGAAGAACAACCAGGCAGAGGTGGTTTCTTCTTGCAAGTTGAAGGAGCTTCTATCGACAAGCGAGATCATGCTGGTAATCCTTGCGAACAAATCGGAGAGACAGTTGCACTGGATCGAGCAGTTAAGGTAGCGATTGAGTATGCTAAGGAGCATCCAGACACGCTGATAGTTGTTACTGCCGATCACGGTCATACTAGTCAAATCATTCCTGCCCCAACCGCTACCAACCATAGCCCAGGTAAGTTTAGTACCCTCATCACTGCTGATCAAGCAGAAATGACAGTAAATTATGCAACAAATCTTCCTGAGCAATCTCAGGAACACACTGGTACTCAGGTACGCATTGCTGCACAAGGACCACAGGGAGCGAACGTTGTTGGTGTACTTGACCAAACCGATCTATTTCACATTCTTGCTCGTGCCATTGGTGCAGAATAA
- a CDS encoding antibiotic biosynthesis monooxygenase has protein sequence MDSPVVLINVFSVPQGLEDEFLQKWNQTAQLMKSEPGFIETKLHRSLDPTERFQFINIAKWSSKETWQSAFSKRISQNEIFEQQLPIEANPALYQIEAEY, from the coding sequence ATGGATTCACCTGTGGTACTGATCAATGTCTTCTCTGTTCCTCAAGGTTTGGAAGATGAGTTTCTTCAGAAATGGAATCAGACTGCTCAGTTGATGAAAAGTGAACCAGGGTTTATCGAAACAAAGTTACATCGCAGTCTTGATCCAACAGAGAGATTTCAATTTATTAATATTGCAAAATGGTCTAGTAAAGAAACGTGGCAATCGGCATTCTCTAAACGCATTTCCCAAAATGAGATTTTTGAACAACAATTACCTATTGAAGCTAATCCTGCCCTTTATCAAATTGAAGCAGAGTATTAA
- the dinB gene encoding DNA polymerase IV: protein MQTRKIVHVDMDAFYASVEQRDNPSYRGKPLVVGGSPNQRGVVAAASYEARKFGIHSAMPSVTAIAKCPGLIFVRPRFDVYREISTAIHAIFKRYSDLVEGVALDEAYLDVTENRQNIPYASTIARHIKTAIFQETQLTATAGVSIKKFLAKMASGQNKPNGLTVILPEQAIAFVEQLAIEKFHGIGEVTAAKMHSLGIHTGADLKERSLLEITHHFGKAGNYYYKIARAEDDRPVEANRVCKSIGAETSFAQDLSDISQMLQELERIAQIVEQRLEQHETRGRTLTLKVKFSDYQQLTRSKTMLAPISELPMIFEIAKGLFESIDLENRSIRLLGISLSNLDNAKQLQAIQLPLFQNGNIIF from the coding sequence ATGCAGACGAGGAAAATAGTTCACGTAGACATGGATGCCTTCTACGCATCGGTGGAACAGAGGGACAACCCTAGCTACCGAGGCAAACCGTTAGTCGTCGGTGGCAGTCCCAATCAGCGAGGTGTGGTTGCAGCCGCCAGTTATGAAGCTCGTAAGTTTGGGATTCACTCAGCAATGCCGTCAGTAACAGCGATCGCTAAATGCCCCGGACTGATATTTGTCAGACCGAGATTCGACGTTTACCGAGAGATTTCTACTGCAATCCACGCTATCTTTAAACGCTACAGTGATTTAGTGGAAGGGGTTGCACTAGATGAAGCATATCTAGATGTTACTGAGAACCGACAAAATATCCCCTACGCTTCTACTATCGCAAGACACATCAAAACTGCGATTTTCCAGGAAACTCAGTTGACAGCAACCGCAGGCGTGTCAATTAAGAAGTTCCTAGCGAAAATGGCATCAGGACAGAACAAGCCCAACGGACTGACGGTTATTTTACCAGAGCAAGCGATCGCATTTGTAGAGCAGCTAGCGATTGAGAAGTTCCACGGCATTGGAGAAGTTACGGCGGCGAAGATGCACTCACTCGGCATTCACACTGGCGCAGATTTGAAAGAGCGATCGCTCCTGGAGATAACACACCACTTTGGTAAAGCAGGTAATTATTACTACAAGATTGCCAGAGCAGAAGATGACCGCCCAGTTGAAGCAAATCGAGTTTGCAAGTCCATTGGTGCAGAAACCTCGTTTGCACAAGACTTAAGCGATATCAGCCAAATGTTGCAAGAACTCGAACGGATTGCCCAAATTGTCGAGCAACGGTTGGAGCAGCACGAAACGCGAGGCCGCACGTTAACCCTGAAAGTCAAGTTTTCTGACTATCAGCAGTTAACCCGCAGTAAAACAATGCTTGCTCCCATTAGTGAACTGCCTATGATTTTTGAGATAGCTAAAGGACTGTTTGAGTCGATTGATCTGGAAAACCGCAGTATTAGGTTGCTGGGTATTTCCTTGTCCAATTTAGATAACGCCAAACAGTTACAAGCGATTCAATTGCCCTTATTTCAGAATGGGAACATCATATTTTAG
- a CDS encoding glycosyltransferase produces the protein MKKHLSQSLPIAPSRKLKITILTVGSRGDLQPYCALAIGLKRAGHQVTVATHENFASFVKQFDLKFAPIAGNMEEFLQSKQGQRLIAGEKLKKEEGDKLLLQQLQSAWVACQESEVIIYTPLAIFGYHIAEKLGVPCFFASVLPLTPTGMFGFLKFAQTTKNPLKKAINYGSYLLVEFLHWQRYRPLLNHFRTETLKLPPLPYLGRRFRRKTPANVSRIPVLYGFSSHVIPKPRDWPHWAYVTGFWFIDQASEYEPPLELEDFLGRKQLPLCFGFGSMTMPNPEYLTHYIVEALKKTHQGGIILSGWGDVGRTVNIKDSLRVFVIKEVPHDWLFPQVPAVVHHGGASTTAAVLRAGTPSITVPFFADQPVWGEKLTRLGVSPAPIPYKQLSDKTLAAAIEIVLGDEVMRKKAQELGEKIRGEDGVANAVEAFHRHLGLIG, from the coding sequence TTGAAAAAGCATTTGAGCCAAAGTCTACCTATAGCACCAAGCCGGAAACTGAAGATTACGATCCTAACAGTAGGTTCAAGGGGAGACTTGCAACCATACTGCGCTTTGGCTATTGGCTTGAAGCGTGCGGGGCATCAGGTAACAGTCGCAACACACGAAAACTTTGCATCTTTTGTGAAGCAGTTTGATTTAAAGTTTGCACCGATCGCTGGCAATATGGAAGAGTTTTTGCAATCCAAGCAAGGGCAGCGATTGATTGCGGGAGAAAAGTTGAAAAAAGAAGAAGGAGATAAGCTTTTACTTCAACAGTTGCAGTCTGCTTGGGTAGCGTGTCAGGAAAGTGAGGTAATTATCTACACGCCGCTAGCTATTTTTGGATATCACATCGCAGAGAAATTAGGCGTACCTTGCTTTTTTGCATCAGTTCTGCCGTTGACTCCCACAGGGATGTTTGGGTTTTTGAAATTTGCTCAAACAACTAAAAACCCGCTAAAGAAAGCGATAAATTATGGCAGCTACTTACTAGTAGAGTTTTTGCACTGGCAAAGATATCGTCCACTGCTCAATCACTTCAGAACAGAAACATTGAAATTGCCGCCCTTACCATATTTGGGCAGACGCTTCAGACGGAAGACTCCGGCGAATGTATCACGAATCCCTGTATTGTATGGATTTAGTTCGCACGTAATCCCAAAACCTCGTGACTGGCCGCATTGGGCGTATGTGACTGGTTTCTGGTTTATTGACCAAGCCTCCGAATACGAGCCACCCCTGGAACTAGAGGATTTTCTTGGGCGAAAGCAATTACCTTTGTGTTTTGGCTTTGGGAGCATGACGATGCCCAATCCAGAATATCTCACACATTACATCGTAGAAGCCTTAAAGAAAACACATCAAGGCGGGATTATATTGTCAGGCTGGGGCGACGTTGGAAGAACGGTGAATATAAAAGATTCGCTACGAGTGTTTGTGATCAAGGAAGTTCCGCATGATTGGTTATTTCCTCAAGTGCCAGCAGTAGTACATCACGGAGGAGCTAGTACAACGGCAGCAGTGTTACGTGCAGGGACACCATCAATTACTGTACCTTTTTTTGCAGATCAGCCAGTTTGGGGTGAAAAGCTAACTCGGTTGGGAGTCAGCCCTGCGCCGATACCGTACAAGCAACTGTCAGATAAAACTTTAGCAGCAGCGATTGAAATCGTACTGGGCGATGAGGTGATGCGGAAGAAAGCACAAGAGTTGGGTGAGAAAATCAGGGGTGAGGATGGTGTGGCGAATGCAGTTGAAGCATTTCATCGGCATTTGGGTTTGATTGGGTGA
- a CDS encoding SDR family oxidoreductase produces MSKLILITGISKGLGYAMTEGFIQQGHTVIGCARSSDAIDKIRQKFSAPNDFTSVDVANEQLVKKWAIEVLQKYSPPDIVINNAAITNYPAPLWEIPSEEFSDLIDINIKGVANIIRHFVPAMVKKKRGIIVNFSSGWGRSTSAQVAPYCASKWAIEGLTRSLAQELPTGMAAIPLNPGIIHTDMLSISFGEEAANYTPVSDWVLKAVPFILNLKPKDNGIPLTIS; encoded by the coding sequence ATGAGTAAGCTCATCTTAATTACAGGCATAAGTAAAGGTCTAGGTTATGCGATGACCGAAGGTTTTATTCAACAGGGACATACTGTTATTGGTTGCGCCCGTTCATCAGATGCAATCGATAAAATACGCCAAAAGTTTAGTGCGCCCAATGATTTTACATCTGTAGATGTGGCAAATGAACAACTTGTAAAAAAATGGGCAATAGAGGTACTTCAAAAGTATTCACCGCCAGATATAGTAATTAATAATGCGGCAATTACCAATTACCCAGCACCTTTGTGGGAAATACCATCTGAAGAATTTTCGGATCTTATAGATATCAATATCAAAGGAGTAGCGAATATAATTCGCCATTTCGTACCAGCAATGGTGAAAAAGAAACGGGGTATTATTGTTAACTTTAGTTCAGGTTGGGGACGTTCGACTTCAGCCCAAGTTGCACCATACTGCGCTTCCAAGTGGGCAATCGAAGGATTAACTCGTTCTTTGGCACAAGAATTGCCAACTGGTATGGCAGCTATACCCCTCAATCCAGGTATTATTCATACTGATATGCTTTCTATTAGCTTTGGAGAAGAAGCTGCTAATTATACACCTGTGTCTGATTGGGTATTAAAAGCTGTTCCGTTTATTCTCAATTTAAAACCCAAAGATAATGGGATTCCTTTAACCATTTCATAA
- a CDS encoding GlsB/YeaQ/YmgE family stress response membrane protein has product MNILAWIVLGLIAGAIAKAIYPGHQGGGILGTILLGIIGAFVGGSLGIFFSTGTLTLAAPTLSIPGIAVAVLGAIVAVFLWNLLNRRSAI; this is encoded by the coding sequence ATGAATATTCTTGCTTGGATTGTTTTAGGTCTAATTGCTGGTGCTATTGCAAAGGCTATCTACCCCGGTCATCAAGGTGGCGGAATTCTCGGAACAATCTTATTAGGAATTATTGGTGCTTTTGTTGGTGGTAGTCTGGGTATATTCTTCAGTACAGGAACCTTGACATTAGCTGCCCCCACACTCAGCATTCCTGGTATTGCAGTAGCGGTTCTTGGCGCAATTGTCGCTGTTTTCTTGTGGAACTTGCTAAATCGCCGCAGTGCAATCTAA
- a CDS encoding S1/P1 nuclease, whose product MTIFSTILIWQHPAFAWNKAGHMVSGAIAYRELSQNHQEVIEKMVAILKEHPEYSKFEQQWNSLKQSNLSAENKNLYLFMWAAKWPDEARGNQIFDNPTWHYINFPYQPSNASNSIPREIPGEENIIFAFQKNLDIIQSNATNSEKAVAICWLFHLVGDVHQPLHTTKLITNQYKEPEGDRGGTRFYIRVNPDSQTISLHKFWDDLILGSENFQTVRNTATKIRASYQRSKLPELRETQFNNWAKLESFNIAKQKAYLNGKLSGSSDKNDGKPLPPNYAATAKPIAERRMSLAGYRLADVLNKLFGK is encoded by the coding sequence TTGACAATATTCTCAACAATCCTGATTTGGCAGCACCCAGCTTTTGCTTGGAATAAGGCTGGACACATGGTTTCAGGAGCGATCGCTTACAGGGAACTCTCGCAGAATCATCAAGAAGTAATTGAGAAAATGGTTGCCATTTTGAAGGAACACCCTGAATACTCTAAATTTGAGCAGCAGTGGAATTCCCTCAAACAATCTAATCTTTCTGCTGAAAATAAAAATTTGTACTTATTTATGTGGGCGGCAAAATGGCCAGATGAAGCTCGTGGCAATCAAATATTTGATAATCCAACTTGGCACTACATAAATTTCCCTTATCAACCAAGCAATGCCTCAAACTCAATTCCTCGTGAAATTCCAGGTGAAGAAAATATTATATTTGCTTTTCAAAAAAATCTTGATATTATCCAAAGTAATGCCACCAACAGCGAAAAAGCAGTTGCAATATGCTGGCTATTCCATCTAGTAGGAGATGTCCATCAGCCATTGCATACTACCAAATTAATTACTAACCAGTATAAAGAACCAGAAGGTGATAGAGGTGGTACACGTTTTTATATTAGAGTTAACCCAGATAGCCAGACTATCAGTTTGCATAAATTCTGGGATGACCTCATACTAGGCTCAGAAAACTTTCAAACTGTTCGGAACACCGCAACCAAGATAAGAGCATCCTATCAACGCAGTAAATTACCAGAATTAAGAGAAACTCAATTTAATAATTGGGCAAAATTAGAGAGTTTTAATATCGCTAAACAAAAAGCATATCTTAATGGCAAGCTTTCTGGCAGTAGTGATAAAAATGATGGAAAGCCGTTACCGCCAAATTATGCTGCTACCGCCAAACCAATAGCAGAACGCCGCATGAGCTTGGCAGGCTACCGTCTAGCTGATGTGCTTAATAAACTGTTTGGCAAGTGA
- a CDS encoding TauD/TfdA family dioxygenase: MKKLLTVEQHSRLGKEVLRDCNLASITDQQVEELKQSLWEHGVIVVRKQKPTASQLKDFAIQTFGDSTLGRRPKPLDPEIAPDLQSPGVSILGNPKGLSDEVVGKVAWQWHHDKDHLPKTQGLDMNALYVVMLYGVSIPDEGTDGQPHTTLFLDMVEAYHNLAPKHQQQLGLLSMYHLSPISPQPGVEIPRKLHPIVSTHKVTGRYCLYLGSDTSILKGLENEPEAAKQYWQKLFQKILDCTPVYAHIWQPGDIVFWDNSQVMHTGMPYNPNKYKRIALRVGVMANS; this comes from the coding sequence ATGAAGAAATTGTTGACCGTAGAGCAGCATTCAAGACTGGGCAAGGAAGTTCTACGAGATTGTAATCTTGCATCCATAACAGACCAACAAGTTGAGGAATTGAAGCAATCTCTCTGGGAACATGGGGTTATTGTTGTCAGAAAGCAAAAACCGACGGCATCCCAGTTGAAAGACTTTGCCATCCAGACGTTTGGTGACTCAACCCTCGGTCGTCGCCCCAAGCCTCTAGATCCCGAAATCGCTCCAGACTTACAGAGTCCTGGAGTCTCCATTTTAGGTAATCCCAAGGGGCTTTCTGATGAGGTGGTGGGCAAAGTTGCTTGGCAATGGCATCACGATAAAGACCATCTCCCTAAAACACAGGGACTGGATATGAATGCCCTCTATGTCGTGATGCTTTATGGGGTGTCCATCCCGGACGAAGGAACGGATGGACAGCCCCACACCACTCTCTTTCTCGACATGGTGGAAGCCTACCACAATCTTGCTCCCAAACATCAGCAGCAATTAGGACTACTGTCGATGTATCACCTGTCACCTATCTCCCCACAGCCAGGGGTAGAGATTCCTCGGAAATTACATCCAATTGTCTCAACTCACAAAGTAACTGGGCGCTATTGTTTATATTTGGGTTCTGACACTTCGATTCTCAAAGGGCTAGAAAACGAACCAGAAGCTGCTAAACAGTATTGGCAGAAATTGTTTCAAAAGATTCTCGACTGTACACCAGTTTATGCCCATATTTGGCAACCTGGAGATATTGTGTTTTGGGATAATTCCCAAGTTATGCATACAGGTATGCCCTACAATCCAAACAAATATAAGCGAATTGCTCTCCGTGTTGGTGTTATGGCCAATAGCTGA
- a CDS encoding SCP2 sterol-binding domain-containing protein — protein sequence MDAGADDVGFVEIYRPALADQHAEILTVFPPTKTLISFVCCMNRENVRTPARSIANLEFHANYDHADEVARNLVKAFAQIGVRALNPSVAFPMEMDRYPDKKAWVISHKPVAVEAGLGHIGIHRNVIHPKFGNFIALGTVLIDTEVTEYAHPIDYNPCIECKLCVAACPVGAIGADGSFSFSACYTHNYREFMGGFTDWTETIADSKSASDYRKKVSASESASMWQSLSFKPNYKAAYCIAACPAGEDVIAPFLSDRKAFIKDVVKPLQDKTETIYVVPGSDAENYVVKHFPNKTVKLVSSGIRPQSIQGFLFGLPLLFQRNQSEGLSAIYHFTFTGSESRRATVTIQNKMVRVQEGHLGKANISVTADSKTWLGFLSKEQNLIWALLRCKIRVSGSLKLLQAFGKCFPT from the coding sequence CTGGATGCGGGTGCTGATGATGTAGGATTTGTGGAAATTTATCGACCCGCACTTGCCGACCAACATGCCGAAATTCTGACAGTATTTCCACCCACCAAAACATTGATTAGCTTTGTCTGCTGCATGAATCGGGAAAACGTTCGCACTCCAGCACGATCAATCGCTAATCTGGAATTTCATGCCAATTACGACCATGCAGATGAAGTAGCTCGAAACCTCGTCAAAGCATTCGCGCAGATTGGTGTCCGAGCCTTGAATCCATCAGTGGCATTCCCAATGGAAATGGATCGTTATCCAGACAAAAAAGCCTGGGTTATATCTCATAAACCTGTGGCTGTTGAAGCAGGATTAGGACACATAGGAATTCATCGAAATGTGATTCATCCCAAGTTTGGTAATTTCATTGCTCTCGGTACAGTTTTAATTGATACAGAAGTAACGGAGTACGCCCACCCGATCGATTACAATCCCTGCATTGAGTGTAAATTGTGTGTTGCGGCTTGTCCTGTAGGCGCGATCGGGGCTGACGGTAGTTTTAGCTTTTCAGCTTGTTACACTCATAATTATCGTGAGTTCATGGGCGGATTCACAGATTGGACAGAGACGATCGCTGACAGCAAAAGTGCTAGTGATTATCGAAAAAAAGTCAGTGCTTCTGAATCAGCCTCAATGTGGCAAAGCTTGTCTTTCAAGCCGAACTACAAAGCAGCCTACTGTATTGCGGCATGTCCGGCGGGAGAGGATGTAATTGCCCCATTCTTGAGCGATCGCAAAGCATTTATTAAAGATGTGGTCAAGCCATTGCAGGACAAAACCGAAACCATCTATGTGGTGCCGGGATCGGATGCCGAAAACTATGTTGTCAAACATTTTCCCAATAAAACGGTGAAGCTTGTGAGCAGTGGCATTCGTCCTCAATCGATTCAAGGATTTCTCTTTGGATTACCATTGTTATTTCAACGCAATCAGTCGGAGGGATTGAGTGCAATTTACCATTTCACATTCACTGGCTCTGAGTCTCGTCGTGCAACAGTGACGATTCAAAATAAAATGGTACGAGTTCAAGAAGGACATCTTGGGAAAGCAAATATTTCTGTCACGGCAGATAGCAAAACTTGGCTGGGTTTTCTTAGCAAGGAACAAAACCTAATTTGGGCACTGCTGCGATGTAAAATTCGGGTTAGTGGTTCTCTTAAGCTACTTCAGGCATTTGGTAAATGTTTTCCTACCTGA
- a CDS encoding ester cyclase, which yields MTISAFPDIQIEIMQQVAEENRVVTYIVSKGRHSGAFYGIPPTGKTISTSVIRIDRVQDGKIAEHWSVSDAAGLMQQLQS from the coding sequence TTGACCATCTCTGCTTTCCCCGACATCCAGATTGAAATCATGCAGCAGGTTGCGGAAGAGAATCGGGTTGTTACATATATCGTAAGCAAAGGCAGACACAGTGGCGCATTCTACGGCATTCCACCAACAGGCAAAACCATCTCAACATCAGTGATCAGAATTGATCGTGTTCAAGATGGCAAGATCGCCGAGCATTGGTCTGTTTCCGATGCGGCAGGTCTGATGCAGCAACTTCAATCTTGA